A stretch of DNA from Candidatus Liberimonas magnetica:
TTGTAGTCAAACGGTGCCTTGAAAAACAGCAGTTGGCCGTACAGGTCAGCGAATTAAAGGAAGTCGTTAACCTCTATGAAGTGAGTAAAGCCATAAATTCGCTGATGGGGCTTGATGACCTCCTTAATCTGATCCTAAAGCTTTTAAGCGACACTTTATCCGCTGATTCCGGCTCCATCATGTTATACAATCCGGAGACAAGGGAATTGAAAGTCAGGGTTGCCATCGGCCCTCAAAAAGACTTCTTAATAGGAAAAAGGATCCTGCTCGGGTCCGATTACGGGACTGAACAGGGCATTACCAGCAATGACCAGCGGTTCACGGTAGTTACAAATAGCCCGGATATCCGCTCTACTCTGACGTTACATCTCAGCCGGAAGAACACCCTTTTTGGCGTGATCCATCTGGAACGGACAAAAGATGCGAAATTCACCCGGCGGGACGAATATCTTTTGTCCATATTCGCTGCAGAAGCTGGTGTAGCTATAGAGAATGCTTATCTATATAACTCTCTTGAGAAAGAGAAAGAAGAGCTTAATGCCATATTTGTAAATATGGCGGACGGTTCTATAGCAATGGATACATCCTTTGGCATTTCGCGGATGAATCATGCCGCGGAAGTCCTTTTAGGCATTGATTCCAAAAATAACATTGGGAAGAATCTTATTGAACTGCTGGTTGATTTCCGGCCTTCGGTATTATGGGATGTGTTCGCGAAAAATACCGACCAGATCATACAGTTTGAACTTAAAAGGACTAAAGGAAAGGCGATATACCTGGGAGTCGTAGCCACCAGGATCTTCGACAAAGAAAACAACCCGGTCGGTTTCATCTGGGTTTTAAGGGACATAACCGAAGAAAAAAAGGAAGAGAAACATAAAAATGATTTCCTTGCCCTTATTACGCACAAATTCAAGACGCCGCTGACGTCAATAATCGGCTATACGTCTATATTAGTCGACCGTTTAAAGAATCCCGAAGACCGTACTCTTGTGGCGCTAAATACTATCCGCAGCCAGGGTGACCTCCTGGATGAACTGGTTGACAGCCTGATAGAATTTACCCTTATAGATTCGGAATTTATACAGCTTAACCTTGAAACTGTCAGCCTTAAGAGCGTTTTGAGCATCTGCAGAAGTAATTTTTCAAAGGTAGTAAATAATGTCAAAGCAGAATTGATAATTGATGAAAATACCGGGCAAGTACCTCCGCTCTGCATAGACAGGGAAAAGATAATCGTAGTTTTAGAAAATCTGATTAGGAACGCAGTAAGGTTTAATGATAAAGCTGAAAAGGAAGTGCATATAAGCGCTGAAACAACGGATGAGAAATTTATAACAGTAAACATTAAGGATAACGGGAACGGCATGCCTGCAAAAGAATACGAAAACGTATTCAAGAAATTTTACCAGATAGATGAATACGCTACTGGGCAAATAAAAGGCATGGGGTTAGGCCTTGCTCTGGTTAAACGTATAAT
This window harbors:
- a CDS encoding response regulator, whose translation is MANEKILIIDDDAYIQNACSDFLRSQGYAVSVAGTGEKGVELLNGSSFELVITDYKMPGMDGLEVLKYVKKNYPKTDVIIITAYGTIENAVKAMSQGAYDYLAKNFTLDELEIVVKRCLEKQQLAVQVSELKEVVNLYEVSKAINSLMGLDDLLNLILKLLSDTLSADSGSIMLYNPETRELKVRVAIGPQKDFLIGKRILLGSDYGTEQGITSNDQRFTVVTNSPDIRSTLTLHLSRKNTLFGVIHLERTKDAKFTRRDEYLLSIFAAEAGVAIENAYLYNSLEKEKEELNAIFVNMADGSIAMDTSFGISRMNHAAEVLLGIDSKNNIGKNLIELLVDFRPSVLWDVFAKNTDQIIQFELKRTKGKAIYLGVVATRIFDKENNPVGFIWVLRDITEEKKEEKHKNDFLALITHKFKTPLTSIIGYTSILVDRLKNPEDRTLVALNTIRSQGDLLDELVDSLIEFTLIDSEFIQLNLETVSLKSVLSICRSNFSKVVNNVKAELIIDENTGQVPPLCIDREKIIVVLENLIRNAVRFNDKAEKEVHISAETTDEKFITVNIKDNGNGMPAKEYENVFKKFYQIDEYATGQIKGMGLGLALVKRIIEIHGCKAWVKSSSVGEGSTFAVTLPRRQESR